One segment of Solanum lycopersicum chromosome 1, SLM_r2.1 DNA contains the following:
- the ARG1 gene encoding arginase 1 has protein sequence MRSAGRMGIHYMQKLHASNVPKELVEKGQNRVIEASLTLIRERAKLKGELVRALGGAVASTSLLGVPLGHNSSFLQGPAFAPPRIREAMWCGSTNSTTEEGKELDDPRILTDVGDVPVQELRDAGVDDDRLMSIISESVKLVMEENPLRPLVLGGDHSISYPVVRAVSEKLGGPIDILHLDAHPDIYHAFEGNKYSHASSFARIMEGGYARRLLQVGIRSINKEGREQGKRFGVEQYEMRTFSQDRQFLENLKLGEGVKGVYISVDVDCMDPAFAPGVSHIEPGGLSFRDVLNILHNLQADVVGADVVEFNPQRDTVDGMTAMVAAKLVRELTAKISK, from the exons ATGAGGAGTGCTGGAAGAATGGGAATCCATTATATGCAGAAATTGCACGCGTCAAATGTTCCAAAAGAATTGGTGGAAAAAGGACAGAATCGTGTTATAGAGGCATCTCTTACACTTATTCGTGAAAGAGCAAAACTTAAG GGAGAGCTTGTTCGTGCTCTTGGAGGTGCTGTAGCCTCAACGTCTCTTCTTGGAGTTCCTCTGGGACATAACTCTTCATTTCTCCAGGGGCCAGCATTTGCTCCTCCTCGTATACGAGAGGCTATGTGGTGTGGCAGTACAAACTCTACAACTGAGGAAG gaaaagaattagatgaTCCACGCATCTTAACTGATGTTGGTGATGTGCCTGTGCAAGAGTTACGAGATGCAGGTGTAGATGATGATAGGTTAATGAGTATCATAAGCGAATCTGTCAAGCTAGTTATGGAAGAG AATCCATTGCGCCCCTTGGTGTTAGGGGGTGATCACTCTATATCCTATCCTGTTGTAAGAGCTGTGTCTGAAAAGCTTGGAGGGCCTATTGATATCCTTCACCTTGATGCTCATCCTGACATTTATCATGCCTTTGAAGGAAACAAATACTCACATGCATCAAGCTTTGCACGGATAATGGAGGGTGGTTATGCTCGACGGCTTTTGCAA GTGGGAATTAGATCAATTAATAAAGAAGGTCGAGAACAAGGAAAAAGGTTCGGTGTGGAGCAATATGAAATGCGAACATTTTCCCAAGACCGACAATTTTTGGAGAATCTG AAACTTGGCGAAGGTGTGAAGGGCGTGTATATCTCAGTGGATGTTGACTGTATGGATCCAGCATTTGCTCCTGGAGTATCTCATATAGAACCAGGAGGTCTCTCTTTCCGCGATGTTCTAAACATACTGCATAACCTTCAAGCTGATGTTGTTGGTGCTGATGTGGTTGAGTTCAACCCGCAGCGTGATACTGTTGATGGCATGACTGCAATGGTTGCTGCGAAGCTGGTAAGAGAACTTACTGCCAAGATATCCAAGTGA
- the LOC101249301 gene encoding uncharacterized protein produces MPLLHHRFHLPFHRQPLFFFPTTTRKLIPMSTSSSQTTHQQEEDEEKQASLAQVLKYHKETKHSFNNYARGPRGLDWANQPNPFRRYVSSPLISLLHPPYSDESPLYSSLFKTLPFPKPLSDSTISQLFYDSLALSAWKSTGFSTWSLRVNPSSGNLHPTEACIICPPVESVSDKGFVAHYAPKEHSLEIRAQFSSGIFTRFFPENSFLIGLSSIFWREAWKYGERAFRYCNHDVGHAIAAVSMAAAGLGWDVKVLDGLGYEELEKLTGVENFPKFKIPSRPVKGSMPEIEFEHPDCVLLVFPSGLSEFKVAYKELSCAISDFSGLDWKGKPNVLSKEHICWDIIYRTAEAAKKPLTMSNLSVVDPFQSSGTFSESSYKDLSLRELVRKRRSAVDMDGSTVMSKETFYQILLHCVPSGSHGGKKHVRQLTLPFRSLAWDSEVHAALFVHRVVGLPKGLYFLVRNENHLDDLKKDTRAEFKWVKPDGCPDDLPLYELASGDCRELSKRLSCHQDIASDGCFSLGMIAHFEPTLRNKGSWMYPRLFWETGVLGQVLYLESHAVGISATGIGCFFDDPVHEVLGLKGSKFQSLYHFTVGGPVVDKRIMSLPAYPGTSDDA; encoded by the exons ATGCCTCTTCTCCATCACAGATTTCATCTTCCCTTTCACCGTCAACCTCTCTTTTTCTTCCCCACCACCACCAGAAAACTAATCCCAATGTCCACTTCGTCATCACAAACAACTCATcaacaagaagaagatgaagaaaaacaaGCTTCATTAGCCCAAGTCTTGAAGTACCATAAGGAAACGAAACATTCCTTCAACAACTACGCTCGTGGCCCTCGTGGTCTTGATTGGGCAAATCAGCCCAACCCTTTTCGCCGTTATGTTTCTTCTCCACTTATCTCTCTGTTACACCCTCCATATTCTGATGAATCTCCTCTTTACTCGTCACTGTTCAAGACTCTCCCTTTTCCCAAACCCCTTTCGGATTCCACAATTTCTCAGCTTTTCTATGATTCTTTAGCCTTATCAGCTTGGAAATCGACTGGGTTTTCAACTTGGTCCCTTCGGGTAAACCCTAGTAGCGGGAATCTCCATCCAACTGAAGCGTGTATTATTTGTCCACCTGTTGAATCAGTGTCAGACAAAGGTTTCGTGGCTCATTATGCGCCAAAAGAACATTCTTTGGAAATTAGAGCCCAATTCTCTTCTGGGATTTTCACAAGATTCTTCCCTGAAAATTCTTTCCTTATTGGGTTATCTTCTATTTTTTGGAGGGAAGCTTGGAAGTATGGTGAAAGGGCATTTAGGTATTGTAATCATGATGTGGGTCATGCTATTGCTGCTGTTTCAATGGCAGCAGCAGGGCTTGGATGGGATGTGAAAGTTCTAGATGGATTAGGTTACGAGGAGTTAGAGAAGTTAACGGGCGTTGAAAATTTTCCCAAGTTTAAAATCCCATCTCGGCCCGTGAAAGGGTCAATGCCAGAGATTGAGTTTGAGCATCCAGATTGTGTTCTTTTGGTTTTCCCTAGTGGTTTGAGTGAATTTAAAGTGGCTTATAAGGAGTTAAGCTGCGCTATTTCAGACTTTTCAGGTTTGGATTGGAAGGGCAAGCCTAATGTGCTTAGTAAAGAGCACATTTGTTGGGATATTATATATAGAACAGCTGAAGCAGCGAAAAAGCCATTAACAATGTCTAATTTATCAGTAGTTGATCCATTTCAGAGTAGTGGAACATTTAGTGAAAGCTCTTATAAGGATCTAAGTTTAAGGGAACTAGTTAGAAAGCGTAGGAGCGCAGTTGATATGGATGGTTCTACCGTGATGTCCAAAGAAACATTTTATCAGATATTATTGCATTGTGTGCCGTCTGGTTCACACGGTGGAAAGAAACATGTTAGGCAACTCACATTGCCATTTAGATCACTTGCTTGGGATAGTGAAGTCCATGCTGCTCTGTTTGTTCATAGAGTTGTTGGCTTGCCAAAAGGACTATATTTTTTGGTGAGAAATGAGAACCATCTGGATGATCTTAAGAAAGATACTAGAGCCGAGTTTAAATGGGTGAAACCAGATGGTTGTCCGGATGATCTTCCTTTATATGAGCTTGCAAGTGGAGACTGCAGGGAGCTTTCAAAACGATTGTCATGCcatcag GACATTGCTAGTGATGGCTGCTTCAGCTTGGGCATGATTGCGCATTTCGAGCCCACTTTGCGCAACAAGGGTTCCTGGATGTACCCACGGCTATTTTGGGAGACAGGAGTGCTCGGACAAGTTTTGTATCTTGAATCACATGCTGTTGGCATCTCTGCTACCGGGATTGGTTGTTTCTTTGATGATCCTG TACATGAGGTTCTTGGGCTGAAAGGATCAAAGTTTCAGAGCCTCTATCATTTTACAGTTGGAGGTCCAGTTGTTGACAAGAGGATAATGAGTCTGCCAGCATACCCAGGCACTAGCGATGATGCATGA